Proteins encoded in a region of the Mucilaginibacter sabulilitoris genome:
- a CDS encoding efflux RND transporter permease subunit, which translates to MFQKFIERPVLSTVISILLVIVGVLGLTKLPLERFPNIAPPSVLVSAVYPGANAETILRSVTPSLEEAINGVENMTYMTSTASNDGTLGITVYFQQGTNPDQAAVNVQNRVSQATSQLPAEVVQYGITTTKQQNSFIGAMGIYSEDPKKYDAIFVNNYAQINIIPEIKRIPGVGSASVFGGIKDYSMRVWLNPTQMAAYKITPAEVTAAIQDKNLEAAPGRLGERSNEAFEYVIKYKGKLTTPEEYQNIAIRANADGSVLRLKDVARVELGAYSYSSVNRLNGHEGITIGIIQLAGSNANEIQIAIDKLMVKLSKDFPVGIKYNQFYRTKTDLDESIDQVEHTLVEAFILVFIVVFIFLQDFRSTLIPAIAVPVAIIGTFFFMNIFGFSVNLLTLFALVLAIGIVVDDAIVVVEAVHAKMEHDPSLSPKAATTEAMHEISGAIISITLVMAAVFLPVSFMTGSTGIFYRQFALTMSIAIIISAVNALTLSPALAALFLKNKHAGGDHDKPKQSFTQKFYAGFNGGFDYMTNRYVGGLKFLIRNKWISMGGLVLIVVATIFLVNRTKTGFIPTEDQGFVAIAVSTPSGTSLANTSKIINQAEKELKSMPSARFVMALSGFNFLTLSNSPSAGQIFLLLKPNKDRGAVKNIDEIQNIIRGKLAGIPSGTFFVFSFPTVPGFSNVEAMDVQLQDKTNGRLDKFSGVANNFIGKLMQKPAIAFAFTSYKADYPQLQLEVDDEKANQLGVNVRDILSTMQAYFGTEQASDFNRFGKYYRVVVQADIADRTDPAAIDRVFVKNKAGESVPINTLVKLTRVYGSETASRYNLFNSIEVQAIPKPGYSSGDAIKAIEETAKEQLPTGFAYEFSGQTREEISSGGQSAVIFMLCLIFVYFLLSAQYESYILPLAVILSIPTGIFGVFVVLGLTGIENNIYVQVALIMLIGLLAKNAILIVEFAVQRRKQGLSLVNAAIEAARLRIRPIIMTSLAFVFGLFPMSIATGPSAQGNHSISIGAAGGMVSGVILGLFIIPVLFIIFQALQEKVSGVPLAVLNAGKDNNGEGVHATDLELAK; encoded by the coding sequence ATGTTTCAGAAATTTATAGAAAGACCGGTACTCTCAACTGTTATCTCCATATTATTGGTGATAGTTGGTGTGCTTGGTTTAACAAAATTGCCCTTAGAGCGGTTTCCGAATATCGCCCCCCCGTCGGTATTGGTTTCTGCTGTGTACCCGGGCGCAAATGCCGAGACTATTTTACGTTCCGTTACGCCTTCATTGGAAGAAGCGATTAACGGTGTGGAAAATATGACCTATATGACATCCACTGCCAGTAACGACGGTACATTGGGTATCACGGTTTACTTTCAACAAGGCACCAACCCGGATCAGGCAGCTGTGAACGTTCAAAACCGTGTTTCACAAGCAACAAGCCAGTTACCTGCAGAGGTTGTACAGTATGGTATAACCACTACCAAGCAGCAAAACAGCTTTATTGGTGCTATGGGTATTTACTCAGAAGATCCAAAAAAATACGACGCGATCTTTGTAAATAACTACGCACAGATCAATATCATTCCAGAAATCAAACGTATTCCGGGAGTGGGTTCTGCCAGTGTATTTGGTGGTATTAAGGATTACTCTATGCGTGTTTGGTTAAATCCGACTCAAATGGCAGCTTATAAAATTACGCCAGCCGAAGTAACCGCCGCTATACAGGATAAAAACTTAGAGGCTGCTCCAGGTAGATTGGGCGAGCGCAGTAATGAGGCATTTGAATACGTAATTAAATATAAAGGTAAATTAACTACACCAGAGGAGTATCAAAATATTGCTATCCGTGCAAATGCAGATGGTTCTGTATTACGTTTAAAAGATGTAGCACGTGTTGAACTGGGCGCTTATAGCTATAGTAGTGTGAACCGCTTAAACGGACATGAGGGTATTACTATTGGTATTATACAACTGGCAGGCTCAAACGCCAACGAAATCCAGATTGCCATTGATAAGCTGATGGTGAAATTATCAAAGGATTTCCCTGTAGGTATCAAATACAATCAGTTTTATCGTACCAAAACTGATCTTGATGAATCAATTGATCAGGTAGAGCATACATTGGTAGAAGCGTTCATCCTGGTATTTATCGTAGTGTTTATATTCCTGCAAGATTTCAGGTCAACCCTGATTCCGGCTATAGCGGTTCCGGTGGCTATTATCGGTACCTTCTTCTTTATGAACATTTTCGGCTTTTCCGTTAACCTGTTAACACTGTTTGCATTGGTGTTGGCCATCGGTATTGTGGTGGATGATGCCATTGTGGTGGTGGAAGCCGTGCATGCCAAAATGGAGCATGACCCGAGCCTAAGCCCAAAAGCGGCGACTACCGAAGCAATGCATGAAATTAGCGGTGCCATTATATCCATTACACTGGTTATGGCGGCGGTGTTTTTACCAGTTAGCTTCATGACGGGTTCAACGGGTATATTCTACAGACAGTTTGCGTTAACCATGTCTATAGCAATCATTATATCAGCTGTAAACGCGTTAACATTAAGTCCGGCATTGGCTGCCTTGTTCCTTAAAAACAAACATGCCGGAGGCGATCATGATAAACCCAAACAAAGTTTCACTCAGAAATTTTATGCAGGCTTTAATGGTGGGTTCGACTATATGACCAATAGATATGTTGGTGGCCTGAAATTTCTGATCCGCAATAAATGGATCAGTATGGGTGGACTTGTATTAATTGTTGTTGCTACAATTTTCCTGGTAAACAGAACAAAAACAGGTTTTATTCCTACAGAGGATCAGGGCTTTGTGGCTATCGCTGTTTCAACACCATCCGGAACTTCATTAGCCAATACAAGTAAAATAATTAACCAGGCCGAAAAAGAGTTGAAATCTATGCCATCAGCAAGATTTGTTATGGCGTTGTCTGGCTTTAACTTCTTAACACTATCCAACAGTCCATCAGCGGGTCAAATTTTCCTATTGTTAAAACCTAATAAAGACAGAGGTGCCGTTAAGAATATTGATGAGATACAGAATATAATAAGAGGGAAATTAGCCGGCATACCAAGCGGTACTTTCTTTGTGTTTAGTTTTCCAACTGTTCCTGGCTTTAGTAACGTAGAAGCCATGGACGTACAGTTACAGGACAAAACCAATGGCAGGTTGGATAAATTTAGCGGTGTAGCCAATAACTTTATCGGCAAACTAATGCAGAAACCAGCTATTGCCTTCGCCTTTACTTCCTATAAAGCAGATTATCCTCAGTTACAATTAGAAGTTGATGATGAAAAGGCTAATCAGTTAGGGGTAAATGTCAGAGACATCCTGTCAACTATGCAGGCTTACTTTGGTACTGAACAGGCATCGGACTTTAACCGTTTTGGTAAATACTACCGTGTGGTGGTTCAGGCTGATATTGCTGATAGAACAGATCCGGCAGCTATTGACCGCGTGTTTGTCAAAAACAAGGCAGGAGAAAGTGTACCGATCAATACCCTGGTTAAACTAACCCGTGTTTATGGGTCAGAAACTGCTTCACGTTATAACCTGTTTAACTCTATCGAGGTTCAGGCTATCCCTAAACCGGGCTATAGCTCAGGTGACGCTATTAAAGCCATAGAGGAAACTGCTAAAGAACAATTGCCAACTGGCTTTGCTTATGAGTTCTCCGGTCAAACACGCGAGGAAATTTCTTCAGGCGGGCAATCAGCTGTGATATTTATGCTTTGTTTGATATTTGTATATTTCTTATTATCAGCACAGTATGAAAGCTATATTTTGCCGTTGGCGGTAATACTTTCAATACCTACAGGTATATTCGGCGTGTTTGTGGTATTAGGTTTAACCGGTATCGAAAACAACATTTATGTGCAGGTAGCCTTGATCATGCTCATCGGTCTGTTAGCTAAAAATGCTATCCTTATTGTGGAGTTTGCGGTACAGCGGCGTAAACAAGGACTTAGTTTAGTTAACGCGGCCATTGAAGCAGCCAGGTTAAGGATAAGGCCAATTATCATGACATCACTTGCCTTCGTATTTGGTTTATTCCCGATGAGTATAGCCACAGGCCCATCTGCACAGGGTAACCACTCTATCAGTATCGGTGCAGCGGGAGGTATGGTGTCTGGGGTAATACTGGGCTTGTTCATCATCCCGGTTCTGTTCATAATATTCCAGGCGTTACAGGAAAAAGTTTCCGGTGTGCCTTTGGCCGTATTAAATGCCGGAAAAGACAACAACGGTGAGGGAGTTCATGCAACAGATCTTGAATTGGCAAAATAA
- a CDS encoding DinB family protein, protein METQNETSIDIFIKVATSNWELQNTRLNGLLDKLSDEQLLTQTAPDRNTGLYLLGHLTAVSDGMFTFLELGERLYPEFDHIFVKNPDIAGIEKPSIGEVKEAWNRVNSSLKQKMEAMQPADWFAKHSAISAEDFEKEPHRNKINILINRTNHQSYHMGQLMYLKPKA, encoded by the coding sequence ATGGAAACTCAAAACGAAACAAGCATCGATATTTTTATTAAGGTTGCAACCTCTAACTGGGAGCTACAAAATACACGTTTAAATGGGCTATTAGACAAACTATCTGACGAACAATTGCTTACTCAAACAGCGCCCGATCGTAATACTGGACTTTACTTACTGGGACATCTTACAGCAGTGAGCGATGGCATGTTTACCTTTCTTGAACTGGGCGAAAGACTATACCCTGAATTTGATCATATATTTGTGAAAAATCCGGATATCGCAGGAATCGAAAAGCCTTCCATCGGAGAGGTCAAAGAAGCCTGGAACAGGGTGAATTCATCGCTTAAACAAAAGATGGAAGCCATGCAGCCGGCAGACTGGTTTGCGAAACACAGCGCAATTTCCGCGGAAGATTTTGAGAAAGAGCCGCATAGGAATAAGATCAACATATTGATTAACAGAACAAATCACCAAAGTTATCACATGGGTCAACTTATGTATTTAAAGCCTAAGGCATAA
- a CDS encoding TolC family protein: MKRYINPYSFLILLTLVVSACKVSKDVATPKPELPVAFRNSATTADSSSIADIQWKSFFTDATLQKLIDSAIAKNYDMQIAVKNIEASQLLFKQVKWNYVPELNLNVTANTNRPSDNSVTGLSLTQYNIGTKHIEDYNANLGLTWEADIWGKIRNQSRSALAQYLQTNEAKKAIQTNIVAGVSQGYYNLLMLDAQLDIAQKNVKLNDSTLRIIRLQFDAGQVTQLAVQQAEAQQLSAAQLVPGFERDIAIQENAIKILTGALPDKVERTARLDELTIPENLSAGVPSTIVSRRPDVKTAELALNVANANVGIAQANMYPSLTITATGGLNTFRASNWFTVPASLFGTVAGALTQPLLQHRKLKTQYKVALVDREKTVLQFRQSVLNAVGEVSDALVRIEKLKTQQSIVANRVSTLQKATSNANLLFSNGQATYLEVITAQSNVLQSELDLATVKNARLNAMSDLYRSLGGGWK; the protein is encoded by the coding sequence ATGAAACGATATATAAATCCATATTCCTTTTTGATACTGCTTACGCTTGTTGTAAGTGCCTGTAAAGTATCAAAGGATGTGGCTACACCAAAACCCGAGTTACCTGTAGCATTCAGGAACTCGGCTACTACCGCCGATAGCAGCAGCATTGCTGATATACAGTGGAAAAGTTTTTTTACCGATGCCACTTTGCAAAAACTGATTGACAGCGCCATAGCTAAAAATTACGATATGCAGATAGCTGTTAAAAATATTGAGGCATCACAGCTCTTGTTTAAACAGGTAAAATGGAACTATGTACCGGAACTGAACCTGAACGTAACGGCCAATACCAACCGTCCGTCAGATAATAGCGTTACCGGTTTGAGCTTAACTCAATATAACATCGGCACCAAGCACATTGAGGATTATAATGCAAATCTGGGTTTAACCTGGGAAGCCGACATCTGGGGCAAGATCCGTAACCAGAGCCGTTCGGCGCTGGCGCAGTACCTGCAAACCAACGAAGCTAAAAAGGCTATCCAAACCAACATAGTAGCCGGTGTATCACAAGGTTATTACAACTTGCTGATGCTGGATGCACAATTGGATATAGCCCAGAAAAATGTGAAGCTGAATGACAGCACTTTACGTATTATTCGCCTGCAGTTTGATGCTGGTCAGGTTACGCAGTTGGCCGTACAGCAGGCCGAAGCTCAACAGCTTTCAGCAGCACAGCTGGTTCCCGGTTTTGAACGTGATATTGCGATTCAGGAAAACGCGATTAAAATTTTAACCGGTGCCCTGCCCGACAAAGTTGAGCGTACTGCCCGTTTAGATGAGTTAACCATTCCTGAAAATCTTTCAGCCGGTGTACCATCAACAATTGTAAGCCGCAGGCCCGATGTGAAAACCGCAGAGCTTGCTCTGAATGTTGCTAACGCCAACGTAGGAATAGCACAGGCTAACATGTACCCGTCATTAACTATTACCGCTACTGGTGGTTTAAATACCTTCAGGGCAAGTAACTGGTTTACTGTTCCGGCATCGTTATTTGGTACAGTGGCCGGCGCTTTAACTCAGCCATTGTTGCAGCACAGGAAATTAAAAACACAATATAAAGTGGCTCTGGTTGATCGTGAAAAAACAGTATTGCAATTCAGGCAATCAGTTTTAAATGCAGTAGGTGAGGTGTCTGATGCTTTGGTTCGTATAGAAAAACTGAAAACACAACAGTCTATCGTAGCTAACCGTGTAAGCACCCTACAAAAAGCTACCAGTAATGCTAACTTATTGTTCAGCAACGGTCAGGCTACTTACCTGGAAGTGATTACCGCGCAAAGCAATGTATTGCAAAGCGAACTTGATCTGGCAACTGTTAAAAACGCGCGTTTAAACGCCATGTCGGATTTGTACCGCTCATTAGGCGGCGGTTGGAAATAA
- a CDS encoding TetR/AcrR family transcriptional regulator, with the protein MASKERIQRLKDETRANILDASLQIVKEEGWQSLSMRKIADVIEYTAPIIYEYFANKEAILLELTRKGYLILARDLHEARGKHRLPAKQLEAMWLAYWNFAFDNKELYQLMFGVEMNCCCDLVETLPESESPYTQFSEVIVDLMDIENPTKDMICLKYYTFWSVVHGLISINILRRGYSDEMNRQVLKDAISGIIRSIERERQKV; encoded by the coding sequence GTGGCAAGTAAAGAAAGAATACAACGCTTAAAAGACGAAACCAGGGCAAACATCCTGGACGCGTCTCTCCAGATTGTAAAAGAGGAGGGATGGCAGTCTTTAAGCATGCGTAAAATTGCCGATGTAATTGAATACACCGCGCCGATCATATACGAATATTTTGCCAATAAAGAGGCTATCCTGCTTGAACTTACCCGTAAAGGATATTTAATATTAGCGAGAGATCTGCATGAGGCCCGTGGTAAACATCGTCTTCCTGCGAAGCAGTTAGAAGCCATGTGGCTGGCATATTGGAACTTTGCTTTTGATAATAAGGAATTATACCAGCTTATGTTTGGTGTGGAAATGAACTGTTGCTGTGACCTTGTGGAAACCCTGCCAGAGTCAGAAAGTCCATACACTCAATTTAGCGAAGTAATAGTTGATTTAATGGATATAGAAAATCCAACCAAAGACATGATCTGTTTAAAGTATTACACTTTCTGGTCGGTTGTGCATGGCCTTATTTCTATTAATATTCTCAGAAGGGGCTATTCTGATGAAATGAATCGCCAGGTTTTAAAGGATGCCATTAGCGGTATAATCAGGTCTATCGAAAGAGAGAGGCAAAAAGTATAA
- a CDS encoding MFS transporter has protein sequence MDQVTAPGKLKLRLACGVFFFTSGFGYSSWASRIPSIQQQLHLNEGQLGAVLFALPIGLMLTIPITAKMLKHFSSRSIMLVGAIAFNLLLCLPGFTTYIWQLVILLFFFGSARNIFNLSVNAQAVGVQSFYDKSIMVTFHGIWSMAGFAGAALGYLMVSFNVPPSYHLMFVGLAMIVITAIFYPHAYHEKPVNTVNKSVFSLPDKHLLKFSLICFASMACENTMYDWSGIYFQKVLHASKPASTAAFVVYMVAMTIGRFTGDKLVASAGIKKVLSFSGILILTGLLVSVILPYSYIVYSGYAMVGMGVSCVVPLVFSMAGKSQSMNTGQALAAISTVGYLGFLIIPPAVGFIAQAAGLRWAFGIIAGFGALIILMVSKMENAKTTIASQSL, from the coding sequence ATGGATCAGGTAACAGCTCCCGGGAAATTGAAATTACGACTTGCCTGCGGAGTATTCTTTTTTACTTCGGGGTTTGGATATTCGTCTTGGGCTTCACGCATACCATCAATACAACAGCAATTACATTTAAATGAGGGGCAGTTAGGCGCGGTACTATTTGCTTTGCCCATAGGTCTCATGCTTACCATTCCTATTACAGCCAAAATGTTAAAGCATTTTAGCAGCCGGAGTATTATGCTTGTGGGTGCTATTGCTTTCAACTTGTTATTGTGTTTGCCTGGTTTTACTACTTATATATGGCAGTTGGTCATATTGCTGTTTTTCTTTGGATCTGCCCGAAATATATTTAACCTATCAGTAAACGCGCAGGCTGTAGGGGTACAGTCCTTTTATGATAAGTCTATCATGGTTACTTTTCATGGTATATGGAGTATGGCCGGGTTCGCGGGAGCTGCTTTGGGATATTTAATGGTATCATTTAATGTTCCGCCATCTTATCATTTAATGTTTGTGGGGCTTGCTATGATTGTTATTACGGCAATCTTTTACCCTCATGCCTATCATGAAAAACCGGTTAATACAGTTAATAAATCTGTTTTTTCGCTACCTGACAAGCACCTGCTGAAGTTCTCATTGATTTGTTTCGCCTCCATGGCCTGCGAAAATACGATGTATGACTGGAGCGGTATCTATTTTCAAAAGGTACTCCATGCTTCAAAACCTGCTTCAACAGCGGCCTTTGTTGTTTATATGGTGGCTATGACTATTGGCCGGTTTACGGGGGATAAACTCGTTGCTTCTGCCGGTATAAAAAAAGTTTTGAGTTTTAGCGGTATCCTGATCCTCACAGGATTGTTAGTTTCGGTTATATTACCCTACAGCTACATTGTTTATTCAGGTTATGCAATGGTGGGTATGGGGGTATCATGCGTGGTACCGTTAGTTTTCAGCATGGCCGGAAAATCACAAAGCATGAACACTGGTCAGGCGCTGGCTGCAATATCTACCGTGGGGTATTTGGGTTTCCTGATTATACCTCCGGCTGTGGGCTTTATAGCACAAGCGGCCGGTTTACGCTGGGCGTTTGGTATCATAGCTGGTTTCGGAGCGCTTATTATTTTAATGGTATCTAAAATGGAAAACGCGAAAACTACCATCGCTTCGCAAAGTTTGTAG
- a CDS encoding putative sensor domain DACNV-containing protein, which translates to MKTSSTTSEPTYKAARVVAPSIERHFKHFHSMVSNENDADLAAPTPDISTIESIIDIAFWASLRREEGYSPKFTLAFLPPESAGQPLLFGHKIPLAPNILTKFASAVQQPGIHLGVWIEDGELYVWGTTLAIPAYCFVLEVIEPGLLVIKHRRVDGFGKFVNIAILKGDDIKVVDEQGSTLSDCPTILTSMLDFTLPSLWNDPVNVLVQLAASMQAHKRGGILLVVPSDNEEWRESIITPISYPVSPAFSGLTDLMIHEGIEKYHTSWQEKLRRAVDTIGGLTSIDGATVINDKHELLAFGAKIGRSSKSARIEEIVVTEPVVGCSTKIIHPAQNGGTRHLAAAQFVFDQQDAIALVASQDGRFTVFAWSPVVNMVHAHQIDILLL; encoded by the coding sequence ATGAAAACCAGCAGTACGACTTCCGAACCTACATATAAAGCTGCACGGGTTGTAGCTCCATCAATAGAACGGCATTTTAAACATTTTCACTCTATGGTTAGCAATGAGAATGACGCCGATCTTGCTGCCCCTACTCCCGATATAAGTACTATTGAAAGTATAATAGATATTGCTTTTTGGGCCAGCCTACGCCGTGAGGAAGGATATTCGCCAAAGTTTACCCTGGCTTTCCTGCCCCCTGAAAGCGCCGGACAGCCTTTATTATTTGGTCATAAAATACCGCTTGCACCTAATATCCTGACAAAATTTGCTTCGGCCGTTCAACAGCCTGGCATACATTTGGGTGTATGGATAGAGGATGGCGAGCTTTATGTATGGGGAACCACCCTGGCCATACCTGCCTATTGTTTTGTGCTGGAGGTGATAGAACCAGGTTTGTTGGTCATAAAACACCGCCGGGTTGATGGATTTGGCAAATTTGTAAATATTGCCATTTTAAAGGGCGACGATATAAAAGTAGTTGATGAGCAGGGCTCCACGCTTTCTGATTGCCCTACTATTTTGACATCTATGCTCGACTTTACGCTTCCATCCTTATGGAACGATCCCGTAAATGTGCTGGTGCAACTGGCAGCGTCAATGCAAGCCCATAAACGCGGCGGCATTTTACTGGTTGTACCTTCTGATAATGAAGAATGGAGAGAATCAATCATTACGCCCATATCCTACCCGGTTTCTCCGGCTTTTTCGGGCCTTACTGACTTGATGATACATGAGGGTATTGAGAAATACCATACCTCCTGGCAGGAGAAGCTGCGCAGGGCTGTTGATACCATTGGTGGCTTAACCTCAATTGACGGTGCAACTGTTATTAACGACAAGCACGAACTACTGGCCTTCGGCGCCAAAATAGGCCGTTCGTCAAAAAGCGCCAGGATTGAAGAAATTGTTGTTACCGAACCTGTGGTAGGTTGTTCAACCAAGATAATCCACCCTGCGCAAAATGGCGGGACAAGGCATCTGGCAGCTGCGCAATTTGTATTTGACCAGCAGGATGCCATAGCATTGGTGGCTTCTCAGGATGGCCGTTTTACGGTTTTCGCGTGGTCGCCGGTTGTTAATATGGTTCATGCCCACCAGATAGATATTTTGTTGTTGTGA
- a CDS encoding efflux RND transporter periplasmic adaptor subunit: protein MKSLILALVALSLYGCSSAPQAPQAPPPPSLPVAAITSATQTTYQEYPASIEGTVNVEIRPQVSGTLDKVFVDEGAFVNAGQPIFKINEQPYRAALNNALANLHAAEASQINAQLEVDKLTPLVQNKVVSDYQLKTAKAAYQVATANIESAKANVSTAQINLGYTLIKAPVSGYIGRLEKKQGSLVGPQDAASLTQLSDVHDVHVYFALGEKDFVNFKEQYPGQTLTEKLKQLPSVSLLLADGTEYTKQGKIDVIDGQFDKNTGAITVRATFVNPQGLLRSGNTGKVRLSLEHKDALIVPESATVDMQDKVFVFTVGDSSKVKKAAITIVGKNGDNYLVKDGVKAGDQIVLSGVDKLQEGMVIQPQKATDKVAAAVTKN from the coding sequence ATGAAAAGTCTCATTTTAGCGCTTGTCGCACTTTCATTATATGGTTGTTCTTCAGCGCCACAGGCACCACAGGCTCCGCCGCCGCCATCTTTGCCGGTAGCCGCAATTACATCTGCCACTCAAACAACTTACCAGGAATATCCAGCATCAATAGAAGGTACTGTTAATGTAGAGATACGCCCACAGGTAAGCGGTACTTTAGATAAAGTATTTGTTGACGAAGGCGCTTTTGTAAACGCAGGTCAGCCAATATTTAAAATTAACGAGCAACCATACCGTGCAGCTTTAAATAACGCGCTGGCAAATTTACACGCTGCTGAAGCTTCACAAATAAATGCACAGTTGGAAGTTGATAAACTTACTCCGCTTGTTCAAAACAAGGTTGTGTCTGATTATCAGTTAAAAACCGCAAAAGCAGCTTACCAGGTAGCAACAGCCAATATTGAATCGGCCAAAGCTAATGTTTCAACCGCGCAGATCAACCTGGGTTATACCTTGATCAAAGCCCCGGTTAGTGGTTACATTGGTCGTTTAGAAAAGAAACAAGGAAGTTTAGTTGGCCCGCAGGATGCTGCCTCACTTACTCAATTATCAGATGTACATGACGTACACGTTTATTTCGCTTTAGGCGAAAAGGACTTTGTAAACTTTAAAGAGCAATATCCTGGTCAAACCCTCACTGAGAAATTGAAACAATTGCCATCAGTATCATTATTGCTGGCAGATGGCACCGAATACACCAAACAAGGTAAAATAGATGTAATAGACGGTCAGTTTGATAAAAACACCGGCGCTATAACAGTAAGGGCAACTTTCGTTAACCCACAAGGTTTGTTACGTTCAGGTAACACCGGTAAAGTACGCTTGAGTCTTGAGCATAAAGATGCTTTGATAGTACCTGAATCAGCAACTGTTGATATGCAGGATAAAGTGTTTGTATTTACCGTTGGTGATAGCAGCAAGGTAAAAAAGGCCGCCATTACCATTGTTGGCAAAAACGGAGACAATTACCTGGTTAAAGACGGCGTAAAAGCAGGCGACCAGATTGTGTTAAGCGGTGTTGATAAATTACAAGAGGGTATGGTGATCCAACCTCAAAAGGCCACAGATAAAGTAGCCGCCGCTGTAACAAAAAACTAA